Genomic segment of Candidatus Desulfatibia profunda:
TACACTTTATCATCAACTTTCGCATTTCAAGATCGAACTGACGCTGTATATGATGGCGGCTACCAAAAACGAGAATGTCAAGAAGTCGATCTCCAACTATTTTACCCGTCTGAGGCAGATTCATACCTCGGTTACCGGCAAGGATCTTTTAAAAATGGGGCTTGAGCCCGGACCGCTTTTTAAGAAAATTCTGCAGAACGTCCTCGATGCAAAATTAAACGGCCAGCTCAAAACGCGCAACGACGAACTCGGCTTTGTAAAAGAATTATGTTCAACAACTTCGACCTGAACCAACTGGTGGTAATGATTGTCCCCTTGCTTCTGGCCGTGACCATCCATGAGGTGGCTCACGGCTACGTTGCTTACAGGTTGGGAGACCCCACCGCCAAGCTGGCAGGAAGATTGACCTTAAATCCCCTCAAGCACCTTGATTTCATAGGGTCATTTTTTTTGCCGCTTGTGTTGAAATTTTCAGGTTCTCCCTTCATTTTCGGTTATGCCAAGCCGGTTCCGGTCAATTTCTCCAATTTTCGCGATTTTCGCAAAAGTACCATTTATGTTTCATCGGCCGGGGTGATTGCCAATCTGGCCCTAGCAATCGTTTCGGGGGTATGCTATCGGCTGTTGCTTCATTTTGAATCTGTTTGGTACGCTTGGATTTTCAGACCCATTATACTGGACCTTTTTAACATGCTGGGCTATAGCGTGGTGATTAATTCGGTGCTGGCTGTCTTTAACCTGATCCCTGTTCCTCCTTTGGACGGAAGCCGAATCCTTGCCATGCTGCTGCCGCTGCATCTGAGGGTGCAATTTGCCCGCATCGAACCTTTCGGCATGATCATAATTATTTTTTTGCTAATTACAAATTCACTCAGTAGTCTAATGTTTTTTTTTATAAACCCTTTGATCGGGATATTGCTGGGAAGGTAGTTGCGCGTTAGTGTATCGCAACAACCCTTTGAACAACTCGGTATTGAATCGGAATGGAATTTTGAGAACCGATATAGAAGATAGCAGGAGACTTGTATGACTGGAAAAAAACGGATTTTGAGCGGAATGCGCCCCACCGGGCCGCTGCACCTGGGCAACCTACACGGCGCCCTGGCAAACTGGATCGAAATGCAGCCAAAATATGACTGTTTTTATTTTATTGCCGACTGGCATGCCCTAACCAGTGATTATGAAGATCCAAGCCCGATTGCCGGGCATATCCGGGACATGATCATCGACTGGCTGAGCGCGGGGCTCTCGCCGGATCAAAGCACCCTGTTCGTCCAATCCCATATCAAGGAACATGCGGAACTGTATCTTATCCTTTCAATGATAACCCCTGTACCGTGGCTCGAACGCAACCCGACTTACAAAGATCAGATTGTGCAGCTCAGTAACCGCGATCTTTCGACCTTCGGCTTCCTCGGCTATCCGGTACTGCAGGCGGCAGATATCATTATGTACAAGGCATACGGAGTCCCGGTAGGTGTCGACCAGGTTCCCCATGTTGAAATTACACGGGAAATAGCCAGAAGATTCAATTACTTTTATGGAGAAGTTTTTCCGGAGCCTGAATCGATATTAACCGAAACCCCCAAGATATTAGGTCTTGACGGACGCAAAATGAGCAAAAGTTACAACAATGCCATTTACCTTTCAGAAAGTCCCGACGAAATTGCCGCCAAGGCCACCCAAATGTTCACCGATCCGAAGCGGGCAAGGCGCAGCGACCCCGGCAATCCCGAAGTATGTAACGTTTTCGAATTCCACAAGCTTTACAGCAGCAAGGAGACGGTAAACACCATCGACCATGAGTGCCGCACCGCCCGCATCGGATGCGTCGAATGCAAGAAAATAATGGCTCAAAATCTTATCAAGGCTCTGGAACCGATCCGCGAAAAAAGGCAGTATTACCTCGCCCGGCCGCAACTTGTCGACGACATTATTGCCGAAGGATGCCAGAAAGCCCGAAACGTGGCCCGGCTCACCATGACGGAAGTCAGAGAGGCCGTAAAAATCTAACGAAGGGGCAATGCAAGAAGAAATATATCAAGTCAAGCTTGACAATATTTTCGAAGGCCCCATGGACCTTCTGGTTCACCTTATCAAAAAAAATGAGGTGGACATCTATAATATTCCGATTGCTATCATTATCGACCAGTATCTGGAGTACCTGGAATGGATGAAGTCGATGAACATCGACGTCGCCGGAGACTTTATCGTTATGGCCGCCACATTGACCCAGATAAAATCCAAGATGCTGCTTCCGGTCCATGAAGATGAAGACGACCAGGAAGATCCCCGCCTGGAGATCGCCAGACCGCTGGCAGAATATCTTAAGATCAAATCTGCGGCCGAGCGCCTGGCCGCAAGGAATCTTTTGGGAGAAGATACGTTTGTCAGGAATCCCGATCATGAAGAAATTCTGACAGGCCGGTCCGATGAGATCATAACAGTCGGCCTGTTCGAGCTTATCGATGCATTTCAGCAAATACTTGGGAAAATGTCCCCGGATGAAAAATTCCTGATTACGGCCGACAGCGTATCTGTTAAAGACCGCATATCTCAACTCGTGGATATCTTTGATGTCAAGGGATCGGTAACTTTCGACGAGCTGTTTCCGGCCGGTGCTGCAAAAGTTGAAGTCATCGTAACGTTTCTTGCAATTCTGGAAATGGTCAAACTCAGTCTGGTTCGGATCGTTCAGCATGTCCAGACCGGTATTATCCGACTCTTTTATTTATGATGGAAGATCTAAAATACATCATTGAAAGCCTGTTGTTCGTTTCCGGGGAACCCCTGACCATTGACCGTATCAAAAAAGTTCTGGACCAGGCCGATACCAAGGAGATCAGCAAGGCGCTTTCGGAGCTTTCAGCTGAATATGAAGCCCGCAAAGGCGGATTTTTTCTGCGGGAGGTTGCCGGCGGATATCAAATCCGAACCCGTCCTGAATACCGGGAGTGGATCAAACGGTTCATTCAGCCGAGCCCTTTTCGTCTGAGCAAGGCCGCACTTGAAACCCTGGCCATTATCGCCTATAAGCAGCCGATCATCCGCAGCGATATAGAACACATCCGCGGAGTCGATTCCGGCGGTATTTTGCGCACCTTGCTCGAGCGCAAACTTATCCGGGTTCTGGGACGCAAGCAGATTCCAGGCCGACCCCTGATCTATGCGACCACCAAGCAGTTTCTGGAAGTTTTCGATCTCAAAGACCTAAAAGACCTCCCGACACCCAATGAGATCGAATCTCTTGGGACTACATCTTCGCAACACCCCGATTAGCCGGCTCTTTTTTGCATTCCGGGCACCCTTGCATAAAGCGTATCGTTTTTAAGAAAAAATACTTGACTTGAAAGATATCAACCTTCTATAAATACAAAGACTGATGATCACTAAAAAAATGAACGGCATTCGGCGAAGGAAAAGGAGTTTTGCATGAACCGATCAGACCTAATTAATGCCCTTAAGGATGCGGCCGTTTTGAGCAGAAAGGATGCTGAAAAAGTTGTCGATATGTTTTTTGACGCCGTCAAGGAGACACTTTCAAAAGGTCAGCGGGTCGAAATCAGAGGTTTTGGTAGCTTTACCGTCAAACATTACAAGCCTTACACCGGCAGAAACCCTAAAACCGGTGTACAAATAAAGGTACCTTCCAAAAAACTACCCTTTTTCAAAGTCGGCAAAGAACTGAAAGAAATGGTTGACAGACCGTTTTAATGGGCGGTTAACTCAGCGGGAGAGTGCCACCTTCACACGGTGGAAGTCACTGGTTCAAATCCAGTACCGCCTACCAGCTTAAATAAGGGTTTACAGCGATGAATGCCTGTAAGCCCTTTTTTATTGGCTAATCGTTGACCGTCACGCTTCCCAATTATCTAAAACATACCCGACCATGGCAAAGTTTTTGTTGACCCCGGAAATAATTTCCTCTATCTTCAAATGATTGAAATACAACCGCATGTTATAATTAGCTTTTAACCAAAAATGTGCCCGCCGCTTATAAACCAAAGCCAAAGATCGGAAAATAGGAAAGACAAACAGTTCAGGTCTTATTTATATCGAACACCGCAAATCAAGTCGAACAGTTGGCAATTCGCAAACACTATTTAGAATAGGGTGAACGTATGCACAGATTGCGAGCTATTTTTTTGATGATCTTCTGGTCGTGCTTAATCAGTCAGACCAGCTGGGCCGCGAATGCCTATGTAACTGATTCGTTTAGAATCAATCTCCGCAGGGGCCCAAGCACCGAAAACAAGATTTTAAAATTTCTTCCTTCCGGTTATCCGGTAGAGATCCTGGAGACACAAGAAGGTTGGTGTTTTGTGCACGCCTCGGATGACAAGCAGGACAGCATCAAAGGATG
This window contains:
- a CDS encoding integration host factor subunit beta, whose protein sequence is MNRSDLINALKDAAVLSRKDAEKVVDMFFDAVKETLSKGQRVEIRGFGSFTVKHYKPYTGRNPKTGVQIKVPSKKLPFFKVGKELKEMVDRPF
- a CDS encoding site-2 protease family protein, whose translation is MFNNFDLNQLVVMIVPLLLAVTIHEVAHGYVAYRLGDPTAKLAGRLTLNPLKHLDFIGSFFLPLVLKFSGSPFIFGYAKPVPVNFSNFRDFRKSTIYVSSAGVIANLALAIVSGVCYRLLLHFESVWYAWIFRPIILDLFNMLGYSVVINSVLAVFNLIPVPPLDGSRILAMLLPLHLRVQFARIEPFGMIIIIFLLITNSLSSLMFFFINPLIGILLGR
- a CDS encoding segregation/condensation protein A yields the protein MQEEIYQVKLDNIFEGPMDLLVHLIKKNEVDIYNIPIAIIIDQYLEYLEWMKSMNIDVAGDFIVMAATLTQIKSKMLLPVHEDEDDQEDPRLEIARPLAEYLKIKSAAERLAARNLLGEDTFVRNPDHEEILTGRSDEIITVGLFELIDAFQQILGKMSPDEKFLITADSVSVKDRISQLVDIFDVKGSVTFDELFPAGAAKVEVIVTFLAILEMVKLSLVRIVQHVQTGIIRLFYL
- a CDS encoding TIGR04211 family SH3 domain-containing protein; its protein translation is MHRLRAIFLMIFWSCLISQTSWAANAYVTDSFRINLRRGPSTENKILKFLPSGYPVEILETQEGWCFVHASDDKQDSIKGWVLSRYLIDRLPWEYQTKSLLQENEMLKKKLARIENKWEAALKQQTDKYQKL
- the scpB gene encoding SMC-Scp complex subunit ScpB; the encoded protein is MMEDLKYIIESLLFVSGEPLTIDRIKKVLDQADTKEISKALSELSAEYEARKGGFFLREVAGGYQIRTRPEYREWIKRFIQPSPFRLSKAALETLAIIAYKQPIIRSDIEHIRGVDSGGILRTLLERKLIRVLGRKQIPGRPLIYATTKQFLEVFDLKDLKDLPTPNEIESLGTTSSQHPD
- the trpS gene encoding tryptophan--tRNA ligase codes for the protein MTGKKRILSGMRPTGPLHLGNLHGALANWIEMQPKYDCFYFIADWHALTSDYEDPSPIAGHIRDMIIDWLSAGLSPDQSTLFVQSHIKEHAELYLILSMITPVPWLERNPTYKDQIVQLSNRDLSTFGFLGYPVLQAADIIMYKAYGVPVGVDQVPHVEITREIARRFNYFYGEVFPEPESILTETPKILGLDGRKMSKSYNNAIYLSESPDEIAAKATQMFTDPKRARRSDPGNPEVCNVFEFHKLYSSKETVNTIDHECRTARIGCVECKKIMAQNLIKALEPIREKRQYYLARPQLVDDIIAEGCQKARNVARLTMTEVREAVKI